The Paenarthrobacter aurescens region ACGGCGGCCCCGTCCAGTTGCGCCGGGAGCTGGGTCACAGCAGGTTCGAAGCCTTCGAGTGAACCGACGCGGGCTGCCAGGCGCAGGATGCGGGTGACCTTTTCCAGGATCGCCTCCCGGCTGACGCGGCCATCGCTGACGGCGGCAAGGAGCCTGGGTCCCCAGTGGCCTACCGGACCGGGCATCTCCAGGTCCTGGTGGGCGTTTGCGGCGTCAACGGAGCGGACGCCGGTCCAGTCGGATACTACAACGCCGTCGAAGCCCCATTCGGTGGACAGCGGCGTTTCCAGCAGCTTGTTCTCACTGGCAGTGGTCCCGTTGATGGAGTTGTACGAGCTCATCACCAGCCAGGCGCGTGCCTCGGTGATGGCGTCCTCAAAGGCTGCCAGGTAAAGCTCGCGGAGTGCTCGATCGTCCACCACGGAGTCGGCCGTGAAGCGGTCAGTCTCAGCCTCGTTGGCGAGGTAATGCTTGGGGGTAGCGCCCACGCCCATGGACTGAACACCTGCAACGTACCCGGCAGCCATGGTTGCGGTCAGCCGAGGGTCCTCGCTCATGCACTCAAAGTGACGGCCGCCCAGCGGGGAGCGGTGTAGGTTGATGGTGGGACCCAGGACGGCATGGACGCCCTTACGGCGCGCCTCCTGCCCCAGTACCTGCCCGTAGCGGCGCGCGGTTTCGACGCTCCACGTTGCGGACAACGCCGACGACGACGGCAGGGAGACTGAGTCGTGACGCTCATCAAAGTCTTCGCCCCGGACGCCGGCCGGACCGTCTGACATGACCACGCGGGACAGGCCGATCTCCGGGATGGCGTGCGTGGACCAAACGTCTGCGCCCGTCAGCAGCTGTACCTGCTGTTCCAGGGTCAGGCTGTGGACGAGCTCGCGGATCTTCGCTTCGGCATCCGGGGATCCGGCGTGCGGCGCCGTGACGGCAGTTGCGAGTGTGGGATTCATTTACTTGACTCCTTTGATACGGGTGACGAGGAGGGCTCCGATGATGCCGACTACCGCGCCTCCGAGGAACAATGCGGGGTAGCCGCCCAGTGCGATGACGGGGAAAGCGATGGCCGGAACCAAGGATTGGGGGAGGGCCTGGGCGATGTTGAAAACACCGAAGGTCTTGGCATTCTCTGACTGATCGCTGGGCAGCAGATCGGTAATGAGGGCAACATCCACGGCGCTGAAAACACCCAGGCCCAGGCCCAGGATGCCCTGGCCTACCAACACTTGGCCGGTGTCGGTGCTGGTGGCAATGACCACCAGGCCGCCCATCATGATCAAGGCAGAGGCAATGACCATGCTCTTGCGCTTACCAAGGCGATCGCTGATCCATCCACCGGCGAGGCTGGTGATTACGGTTCCAACGGAGCTCACCAGGGTTGCCTGGAACACCAGGCTGGTGACCTGGCTTTCGGCCACGTGAAGGTGGTCGGTGAAGAAGTACGGCAGGTAGAGCAGCCCGGCACAGTAGCCAACGTAGACCAGGAACTTGGTGATCCAAGCCCACCCCAGGCCCGGATACTCCTTGGGGTTGAAGTAGAAGGAACCGAGGATTTCCTTGAAGTTCAGTGGTGCCGGTTTCTCGTTGAGGACACGGTCCTTGAACGTGAAAGCGAAGGCGATGGCAATTGCCGTGCCGATGATTCCCGGCACTACGGCCATCTGCAACGCGGTCTCGAACATCTGGGCCAGGAAGGCTGCTGCCACCAGACCAATGGGCAACGTCATGCCAATCAGGCCGGAGAGCCGTCCGCGCTCCGATGGGCCGGCCTGGTCCGGAAGCGTTGCTACCAGAGCGGCAAGGGCAGCGTTGAAGCCCAGCTGTGCCAAAACCCAGCCGATAAGTACGGTTGGGACCTCCGTGGCTGAACCCAGCAGGAACAGCGATGAAAGGCCCACCAGTGAACCGCCGACGATCCACGGTTTACGCATGCCAAAGCGGGACGTTGTGCGGTCGCTCAGCCGGCCAAAGAACGGATTGGCCAGCAACGCGACAGCGGCTCCTACGCCGGCCACGAGGCTGAGTGCTCCGGCACGTGTATCCGGGGTGGTGATCTCCGAAACCTTGATGGCCAGGACTACCAGTGCCGGGGCAAGGACGGCCATCCAGAGTCCGGCGCTCGCGATGGGCATGCCGATGACGTAAGCGCGGGGCGCGGCTTTGTGCGGGGTGCTTCCAAGGCCAGGGGTGACGGTTTCCGGGCCTGCGGTTGGCTGATTGATTTTGAGGGCCACATTGCCTCCTGATGAACGGTGACCCACCGTTGGGTCTTGGGAAAAGACTCTAGCCACAAAAACCGAGTCTGACTAGGTTTTTAGGAAAAAAGTCGAGTGAAGCTCGGTTTTTGACATGTCAAATAGACTGAACGGATGTCAACGTCCAAGGCCCGGGGCCAGTACGCCAAGGGCGCCGAACGCCGCGAACAAATCATTCAGACGGCAACCGATGTCTTCGCCACCGAAGGATTCGAAGGCACCGCACTCAAGCGGGTAGCCGAACTGGTGGGTGTCAAGGAAGCCACCCTGTTTCACTACTTCAAAGGCAAGCAGGAATTGCTCACTGCTGTCCTGGCCGAACGGGACCGGCGTTCGCTCGCCGTCGGCGGTGAGGCCGCGGCGGGACTGGGCCTGATGCCGCCCATCGCGGAGCGGAACGTCCGGGAGCCCGGATTGACCACGCTCTACGCCGTGGCCTCCGCTACCGCGAATGACCCCGGGCACGCCTCACACAGCTACTTTAAGGAGCGGTACGAGGCAGTGGTCCGGGACACCGCCGTCGACATTGAGCGGCGACAGAAGGCCGGCGAGGTACGTACCGACGTCGACGCCGTGATGCTGGCCAGGCTGACAGTAGCCGCCTTTGACGGCCTGCAGCTGCAGTGGCTCTATGACAAGAACGTGGACATGGCTGACGGGCTCCGGCAACTCATCGAGGTCCTGCTGGCGCCGTCGGCTTCTCAACAAATGTGAGTGGCACAAAAGCAGGGAAGGACCGGAGCGATTGCTCCGGTCCTTCCAATGCCAAGACTTTGTGACCCTAGCGGCCGGTGCCGCCGTAAACGGTAGCTTCAGCGTCGCCGTCGAGCTCGAACGCATTGTGGATGGCGCGAACTGCGTCATCCAGGGCGTCAGCGCTGGTCACCACGGAAATGCGGATTTCCGACGTGGAGATCATGTCAATGTTGATTCCGGCGTCGGAGAGGGCCTTGAAGAACGTGGCTGAGACGCCGGGGTGCGAGCGCATGCCTGCGCCGATGAGGGAGAGCTTGCCAACATGCTCGTTGTACTCGATGCTCTCGAAGCCGATCTGGCCCTCGGCTGCACGCAGGGCTGCAAGGGCGTCCGCACCTTCCACGATGGGAAGGGTGAAAGAGATGTCCGTGCGGCCGGTGCCATGGGTGGAGACGTTCTGGACAATCATGTCAATGTTCGAGTGCGCGTCCGCGATCACCTGGAAGATCGCAGCGGCCTTGCCGGGGATGTCCGGTACGCCTACCACGGTGACCTTGGCTTCGGACCGGTCGTGTGCAACGCCGGAGATGATTGGCTGCTCCAAGGCAACTCCCTCTTGAATAGTGAACTTTTCGTCGGCGCCGGGGATGACCCACGTGCCTTCGTTCTGGCTGAATGACGAGCGGACGTGTAGCGGCACACCGAAGCGGCGGGCGTACTCCACGCACCGCAGGTGCAGTATCTTGGCACCGGAAGCGGCCAATTCCAGCATTTCTTCGCTGGAAATGCGGTCGATCTTCTGGGCGCTGCTGACGACGCGGGGGTCAGCGGTGTAGATGCCGTCCACGTCCGTGTAAATTTCGCAGACGTCAGCTTCCAAGGCCGCAGCCAAGGCAACAGCTGTGGTGTCCGAGCCTCCGCGGCCCAAGGTGGTGATTTCATTGGTGCTGCGGCTCATGCCCTGGAAGCCTGCCACGATCGCAATGTGGCCCTTGTCCAGGGCGGTGCGGATGCGGTGGGGATCGACGTCGATAATTCGCGCCTTGCCGTGGATGCCGTCGGTAATCATGCCGGCCTGGGAACCCGTGAAAGACTGCGCCGAAGCGCCGAACTTGTTAATGGCCATGGCGAGCAGAGCCATGGAAATTCGCTCACCGGCGGACAACAGCATGTCCATTTCACGGGCGGGAGCCGAATCGGTGACCTGGCTTGCGAGGTCCAGGAGTTCGTCGGTGGTGTCGCCCATCGCGGAAACAACAACCACAACCTCGTTGCCGGCCTTCTGCGCATCCACGACGCGCTGGGCCACCCGTTTGATGCCATCAGCATCGGCAACCGAGGAACCGCCGAACTTTTGAACGATCAGCTGCTTGGTAATGGCAGCCTCGTTGGAGAGCTCTTCGATCTTCACTTCGGTAGTGGGCATAGTCATGCGCGCACCCTCACTGCATCAATAGGGTTCGAACGCGGCGTACTCCAATTCGGGCACGCCTGCGTAGCTTATTTGCCCAGTTTATCGCCGCGTGCAGGGCTGGTAGGAATTGTGACCATATAGCGGCCACCTGCACTTACCATCCCGCAGTACCCGGACCACCCTTGAACGGGCCCACGATGTTCCGGGTGATCCAGCCACCGTAAAAGCCGCCCTCCTGGAAGGTCACCTGCTCGCCGTCAATCTCGCAGGAATCCATGCGTTCGGGGTACAGGGCTACCCGGCTGCTGAGCGCTTCGAAGCCCCGGGTGGGCTGCGGGTACGTCCATCCGCCACGTTCAACAACAGTGCCGCCGGCGGTGAGGGTGAAGTAGCTGGCCTCACCCTTGAACTCGCAAAAAGTGGTGCCGCCAACCGGGACCAGCACACCGTCCGGGAAGGCATCCAACGGCACGTAGTAAACCGGGGGATGGCTGGTCTCAAGAACCCTCACGGCATTGGTGGTGTCCACAATCACCTGGCCACCCAGCCGCACCACAATCCGTTCAGATCGGGGCTCAACCCGGGGAGGGCGCGGGTAATCCCACACCGATTCCTGCCCGGGTGCCGGTTTGATGGGACGAGGACGCCTGAAAACACCGTTGAGGGATGCCATGGGCCCATGGTGACACGTTCGGCTGGGATCTCTCCGTGAAAGCCGGTGCCTCGAAACCTTGCAGCCTCGGCGTATCGGTTGGGGCATGCCGGGCGTACCATCCAACTCATGAGGTTTGTGAGCGGCGATGGCCGGCTTGCCTGACCATACGGGCGGTTCGGGTCCGGGATGGAACGAGCCCGAATACGAAGTCATCGGCGGCGGGATGATCGATGACCAGTCATCCAAGGTGAGCGACCTGAAATCAGGCACGGGGGCGCCGCGCGCCCCTGGAAATTTCACCTTGACTGCCGTCGAGGCGTGGCGGAACACACGGAAGTCCTTCACGTCGTGGTGGTTCTGGATGGC contains the following coding sequences:
- a CDS encoding MFS transporter codes for the protein MALKINQPTAGPETVTPGLGSTPHKAAPRAYVIGMPIASAGLWMAVLAPALVVLAIKVSEITTPDTRAGALSLVAGVGAAVALLANPFFGRLSDRTTSRFGMRKPWIVGGSLVGLSSLFLLGSATEVPTVLIGWVLAQLGFNAALAALVATLPDQAGPSERGRLSGLIGMTLPIGLVAAAFLAQMFETALQMAVVPGIIGTAIAIAFAFTFKDRVLNEKPAPLNFKEILGSFYFNPKEYPGLGWAWITKFLVYVGYCAGLLYLPYFFTDHLHVAESQVTSLVFQATLVSSVGTVITSLAGGWISDRLGKRKSMVIASALIMMGGLVVIATSTDTGQVLVGQGILGLGLGVFSAVDVALITDLLPSDQSENAKTFGVFNIAQALPQSLVPAIAFPVIALGGYPALFLGGAVVGIIGALLVTRIKGVK
- a CDS encoding TetR/AcrR family transcriptional regulator, which encodes MSTSKARGQYAKGAERREQIIQTATDVFATEGFEGTALKRVAELVGVKEATLFHYFKGKQELLTAVLAERDRRSLAVGGEAAAGLGLMPPIAERNVREPGLTTLYAVASATANDPGHASHSYFKERYEAVVRDTAVDIERRQKAGEVRTDVDAVMLARLTVAAFDGLQLQWLYDKNVDMADGLRQLIEVLLAPSASQQM
- a CDS encoding DUF427 domain-containing protein; amino-acid sequence: MASLNGVFRRPRPIKPAPGQESVWDYPRPPRVEPRSERIVVRLGGQVIVDTTNAVRVLETSHPPVYYVPLDAFPDGVLVPVGGTTFCEFKGEASYFTLTAGGTVVERGGWTYPQPTRGFEALSSRVALYPERMDSCEIDGEQVTFQEGGFYGGWITRNIVGPFKGGPGTAGW
- a CDS encoding aspartate kinase, translated to MTMPTTEVKIEELSNEAAITKQLIVQKFGGSSVADADGIKRVAQRVVDAQKAGNEVVVVVSAMGDTTDELLDLASQVTDSAPAREMDMLLSAGERISMALLAMAINKFGASAQSFTGSQAGMITDGIHGKARIIDVDPHRIRTALDKGHIAIVAGFQGMSRSTNEITTLGRGGSDTTAVALAAALEADVCEIYTDVDGIYTADPRVVSSAQKIDRISSEEMLELAASGAKILHLRCVEYARRFGVPLHVRSSFSQNEGTWVIPGADEKFTIQEGVALEQPIISGVAHDRSEAKVTVVGVPDIPGKAAAIFQVIADAHSNIDMIVQNVSTHGTGRTDISFTLPIVEGADALAALRAAEGQIGFESIEYNEHVGKLSLIGAGMRSHPGVSATFFKALSDAGINIDMISTSEIRISVVTSADALDDAVRAIHNAFELDGDAEATVYGGTGR